CATCCTCTTTGTTTTAGTATATAGTACCTTTTCAAGGAGGCTGATGTGAGTATGATTATACCTGGTGATGGAATACTTACCCTTGTTGGGGGGCTGCGGTACGGAGACCATGTGGTCTTTCAGACGGAAGAAGCACTCGGCTATAGATTAGTAGTGGAATCTTTGCTCCAGGATATTAGTGTTAATCACGAATCTATCCACCATATCAAATATTATCAGGGACCTGACAAACTCAGAATTGATTCTGACTTAATGCAGAAACATCTTGTAGATCCTTATAAAGGTTTTGAGTTTTTTGTTGAGGATACCTGCGCCTATATAGACACTCTGAAGCAGGGTGATATCGTTTTTATGGACTGCCTCACAAGCCTTATGGCGTTCTGGGGTTCTGACTGGCTGGCAGGATATGCTTACCACATGATAGTGGAAAAGATGAAAGAGAAGAATATTACCTCTTTTATGAGCATGATCAAGAAATGTCAGCGTCAGTTTACAGTAAAAAAGGTCACTGAAGCTGCTTCCGTTGTTGTCCGTGTTATGAAAGATAATGTCGGCAGGCACTGCCTTCTGCCGAGAAAAGCGGACGGCAGACATTCCAATGTCATGTATAAACCATATATCCTTGATGTAAAGAAGAGCGTTCGTCCTGTTATGGATAACGTTGAAGCTATGGAAGTGATCACTCCGCCGGACAAGAGAAGCGACATGCAGTATTACCACTGTCTGGACAAGCTTTTTCTCGGGGATCAGAGTGAACACTTTGATGAAAAGAAAGCGATACGCAGACTCTGCATGATAATGATGGGCGAGGATGAGAGGATTATAAATCTTGCCTGTAAATACTTTAACCTGCATGAGCTGAAACTGATCCGAAGAAGAACCATAGGTTCAGGATTTATCGGTGGTAAAGCAACCGGTATGCTCATAGCCAGAAAGATTGTCAAAGAAAGCCATCCAGAAATTTATGAAAAACACTCCGAGCCTGATGACAGCTTTTTTCTGGGGGCGGATGTTTTCTATACATTTATGATCTATAACGGTCTCTGGAAAGACTATAAAGGGTTTATCGAATCTGCTGACACTATCAAAGCCAAGAAACTCTACAGGAAAATTCTCAATGCGAAGATGCCTCCGGAAGTTATCGAAAGGATGGACGACCTTATAGATTATTTCGGTCATTACCCCATTATCGCACGCTCCAGCAGTCTTCTGGAAGATAGCTTTGAGAGTTCCTTTGCGGGTAAGTATGAAAGTAAGTTCTGTATCCTTACTGGTGACGATGAGACTATGACACGTCAGCTATCAGATATCTTCAAAGCAATATATGCAAGTATGTTCAGCTCTGAGGCGGTTAAATACAGGCGTTTTTACGAGATCAAAGGTCGACCTGATATTATGTCTATAATAATCCAGAGGGTGTCCGGTGTCTTCAACGGCGACTACTACTTTCCCCATCTTGCCGGAGTAGGACACTCGTATAATTCATACATATGGGACAAAAAGATAGATCCGGAGTCCGGACTTGTTCGTCTGGTTTCAGGACTTGGAACCAAAGCAGTAGACAATGCCGGCGGTGACTATGCCCGTATGATAGCTTTGAACCGTCCGGATGATTATCCTATGCCGGGGATGGAAAACAGACGGCAGTATTCACAACGGTCAATGGAGGTCGTTGATACGTATAGCAACATGGTACGTGAACTTAAACCGGCAGACCTTGATGACGGTACAGATAATAACTTTATGAAATACATTGCCTCCCGCGATTACGAAATCGAGAGACAGCTCGCATCCGCCCTCGGTGGGAATACAAAAGCGTGGTATATCTCCCATGATCACGTTATCAAAAATACCAATGTACTCTCATCCCTCGGCAAGTTGATGAAAACCATCGAAAATGTTTATAATCATCCTGTTGAGATTGAGTTTACTGTAAATTTTAAAGATGATGAAAAATACAGAATCAATATACTTCAATGCAGACCTGTTCAGGTGCAGAAGATAGGGCAGGGGGTCGTCCTCGGGGGGACAGAATCTGAGTACGAAGTTTTTAAGGCTTCGGGAACTTTCCTCGGAGGGAGTAATTCCCTCGTGCTGGACACGGTTGTGTATGTTGACTGGGACGAATATATAAAGCTGTCGTCAGATAAAAAGAGAGATTGTGCTGATATCATAGGCGTACTAAACAACAGGGTAAAAGAAAAGGGGCATAACTGCCTTCTTATGGGGTATGGCAGATGGGGTTCCAGTGTTACAGCCCTGGGGGTTCCTGTGGCGTTCAGCCAGATTAATTCGATGAAGGCTGTCATAGAAATAGGGCATATAGAGAAAGGGATGGTTCCGGAGTTGTCCTACGGAACCCATTTTTTCCATGATGTTGTTGAATCAAAGATAGCGTATATCTCTGTTCTGGATAATAACGAGACATTTCATCTCAGTAATACCATAACAAAAAGACATAATATGATACGTAAAGTGCTGGATGATATCACCGGTTTCGAAAATGTAGTAAAATATTACCGTTTTCCGAAAAGACCGCTAAGACTGGTCACAGATATCAGCACTAACGAAGTTGTGCTTTACAGGTCGAAGAGGCTCTAGGCTTCTTCTTCCTCTGTGTCTTCGCCGTCTTCGTCGAGTTCGAGCTGGTCAGTATCAATAAGTGCGAGATCTCCGGCAGTTATTGCAAGACCGACTTCTATGCAATTGTATATGAACTCTTCAAAAGCCATGTTATTTGTTTTTGCAGATTCGTTCACGTCTTCAAACATCTCTTTGTCCATAGAAAAAGAGAAGTTCATCATTTCACCGTCTTGTTCCGGACCTGAATTACATCCACAAGAACCGTTATTGTCATCACCGCTACAGCAGCCCATAGTTCACCTCATAAGATTTTACTAGGGTTTTAACAGGTTTTAAGTAATAATGCAAACAATGAATAACTATTTGTCCGGGGGATTTATGCGTGCTGCTGCTGTGCAGATTAATCTTTCAGGTATCAAAGAGCAAAATCTTGAAAAGTCTTTGATGTATATAAAGAAAGCATCAGATTGCGATCTCGTTGTTCTGCCGGAGATGGTAATGGGAAACAGAGGGGATGGGGTTGAACTCTATCAGCTTGCAGAAGATGTTGAGACAGGCAGTTTTGCCAGCTCTCTCCGAAATGCCGCTGTCAGATATCAAGTTGATGTCTGTGCATGCCTGTGGGAAGAAACCGGAACAGAAAAAGTCTATAATACTGCGGTCGTCTATGGTTCTGACGGCAGTATAAAGGCAAAATACAGAAAGCTTCACCTTTTTGATGCTCTGTCATTTACAGAATCAGATTATATGCTGAGAGGTTCGGAGCGTCCTCCTGTTTTTGAGAGCGGTGGGATTAAGTGCGGGCTTTCTATATGTTATGACCTTCGCTTTCCTGAGACATACAGAAGCCTTGTAAAGCGGGGGGCAGAGCTTTTTATAGTTCCTGCGGCATGGTACGGGGGAGAACTTAAAATTGAACACCTGCATACCCTTCTGCGAACAAGAGCTTTAGAAAATACATGTTATGCTCTTACAGCTAATCTTTGCGGAGGGAATTTCTCAGGTTATTCCGTGTCATTCGGACCATTTGCAGAGGAATGTTCTGCTTTGCAAAATGATGAAGGGCTTTTGGTTATCGAAGTGGATAAAAAGCACCTGTCAGAGGTCAGATCAAAATTGCCTTGTCTTGAAAATTTCAGAAATGATATCTTTTTGTAATTTTTTTAATTTGTTTAACTACTGAAGTCTTGTTTTCTTATTTCTCGACAGGTATAATTTTGAAAATATGATATTATAAACAATAGTTCAAACAAAATGAAATTTATGATTGGAGATAAAACATGCGTATTTCTCTTATATCTGTATTGCTTCTTCTTTCGCTGATTCTTACATCATGTGGAGGAGGAGTGGGGAGCTCTGCATCAGATGAACCTCGTGTTGCATTTGACCTTAAATTTAAGAACTCAAGGATAGTTGACGGCGATTTTTATGTCAGCAATACATTGCTTGAAAAAGTTACAATCTCGTATAACAACGGAGAAGATTCTTCCGGTGAGCAGGATGTTACAGCGGAAGCTCCCAACGGCTTAGTTCAGTTAACTGGTTTAACAACAGGAACAACCTATAATCTGACTATAACTGCCTATACAGTTGGTAATGTTCAGGCATGCACAGGCAGTGCGTCTGTGCTTATCAGTGAAAGCGCAGAGAATACAGTCAATCTTCAGTGTACATTTTCAGATAACTTTGCGCTGGGTAATGCTATTTATGATTTTGTCAGTGCTGTTACTGAAGAGTCCCCCAGTGCGGAAAAAATCAGCCCGTATGTTGCAGACAGCTTCGGAGTTTTTTACGGGTATGACAGAGACGAGTTTATTGATGATCTCCTTCAGGACTCGTGGTTTGAGTTTGGCGATGCCAATGTTTCTCTGGTGAAAACAGAAGTCAATGTTGCATCAATAGACCCTGAGGGGACAGATTCTGAATTCAAAATAAACTTTAGCGACGGATCTGTTTTCAGAGAGAAAGCAGTATTGGTTAAAGAAAATGGTACATGGAAACTGTCCGGAAACAATAGAAAATACGAATCTGATCTGGCGGCTGAAATCTATAATATCTTACCGATAGGATACAGCGGTGGTAACGGAACCATGTTTTCCGGTGTCAGTGCCAGGTTTACTGACGATAAAGGACAAGTTGATAATATCGTTGTTTCCGGTGATGCGATTACTATGCCCTACACCTTTATCAAAGAATCGTGCGTAGATTGTGAGGGGTTTGAAATTTATAAACCGGACACACCTTCTTTGCCGGAAATATCTGCAAATTCTTTTATAGACCTTTACAGTAGCGGTGCAAACCCGTCCGTTGCAGAGGATCAAATCTACTCAATAGAGACTACATATTCAGACAGTAGTGATGATTTGTATGAATATACTGTTAAAGGCTTTCCTGTTGACCCGGAAACTGTAACCAATGATTATTTTATCACACTTAACGATTTAGAGAATTTTGACCACATGCAGATGATAGATACTGGGGAATTCAGTTTTTCTCTGACAAAACCGACAGCTTATGACGCAGAAAGGATGACGTTTAAATTAGTTTATACTCTGGAGGACAATACAAGTGGTGAAATAGAACGGTCGATTCCGTTGGATGGTGGAGTTTTCACAGGTGATTTTGGTCAACTTTTTGAGACAGCACCTCTTTTAGTTTCTATGTATTTCACAGCTTATGATGGCACAGGGCAGCTTTACACCACTGTTTATGAATTGCCATTTTAAAATGATCTGCTTTTTCTGCGAGTATCATACGGCAGCTTAACAGTTAAGGATTATTTGACTCTTTTAACATGTTTTGCAAATATTTAACATTGGTTTGAAAAAATCTGTGCTAATCTTTTGATACAATTTTGACGGTGGCGAGATACAGCCTCCTCAAGGTAATATCTTTTTATATATTAGCAGGAGAGATTCATGGCGAAGACTAAAATGTCCTTTAAGTGCAAAGAATGTGGTGAGAAGATCGTTGTAAAAGAGCCTGGTGTTTGTCGTTGTGAAGAGTGTGGTTCGCTTTATAAAGCTTTTTTTGAAGTCAAAAAAAAAAGTAGACAAGAAGTAGTGTCACAAAGTATCGAAGTTTCACGCAATGACGATTCAATAATGAAGTTTTATGGCGGACATAAGAGCGCCTGAGCTCTGTACTCCGTTTAACTGTTTGGCTGCCATGCTTTACCTGAATGAGTTTTATACAGACTTACAGTTCTAATCAGTTTAAGATGGTTAGTCAGCATATTATTTTTTTATTTCTTTCTGCTGCTGTCAATAACTACAATCGTCAAAACATTGAAATATACTAGTTGGTCAAATAGATTCCCCCATGTAACCCCTTGATTCTATTGCAAAATACGTCACTGCGAAGCCCGCAGGGGTGTGGCAGTCTCTGGACTCGTTAATCCTGAGATTGCTTCGTCATTACATTCCTTGCAATGACTTATAAGCTCTAAAGCTGTGATTAGCTCATTCATCCACGCATAAATGCGTGGTGTTTTGTCTTCAACCGTATAAAACTACGCAATTAACCTAGGCTGATACTTAAAAAGGAACTTCGTTGAGAACTGCACCGAGTTTGCTTACGGATTTTTGAACTTTGTGGTCTGCCAGTAGTTCTTCTTTGTCTTTCATGACAGCTTTGAGGTCGTCGCCAAGTGTTTTCCTGAGACTTTCCGCCATGTTTAATATTTGTTCAGGTTTCTCTTTTTTAGCCATCAGAAGCTTTAACTGGTCGCTGTGCTGCTTCATCTCCGGGATCATCTTTTTAATAGAGCTGACAAAGGCATCTGTGGCAGTGACAGCTTTTCTCGCTGTTGAGGCTTCCTGCATCTTGGCAACATATCTTTGGGAAAGCCCCAGAAAGGAATCCATAACATTTGTAATGCCTTTGATAGAAGACTCATCAATTTCTGTGCTGTCAGCAATCATCTGAGTTGCCATGCCGTCCAGACCTCCGGCAATGGATTTGGATACCTCTGCTGCCACATCACCGCCAAACTGGTTTACACCGAAGAGTGGGTTGTTTCCCACTACGATATCAAATTCTGCAAAGGTTTCCATAAAGTCTGAATCAGCCATATACTGACCCATTTTCCCGTAAAATTTAGTGACCTCTGTACTGAGAAGTTTTCCTATGGTGTCGCTTATTCTTTTCAGTTCTTCATCTGTCTGAGACCTGTCGCAGTAGTCGTCAGCAATATCTTCAAGGTCTGGGTACTGGCTTTTGATACTATGGCTGCATGTACTGATTGCCTCCATAAGTGTTTTTTTATCAGAAGCCTCTTCAAGGTCTTTCATATATTTTTCAACTATTACAAGTTGTTCTTGCATTATGCGGATGGTTTTATCGTTCATGTTTTCCTCGTGAATAATATTATCTGGGAGTTTAAAGGATTATTCGGTC
This window of the Denitrovibrio acetiphilus DSM 12809 genome carries:
- a CDS encoding carbon-nitrogen hydrolase family protein, whose amino-acid sequence is MRAAAVQINLSGIKEQNLEKSLMYIKKASDCDLVVLPEMVMGNRGDGVELYQLAEDVETGSFASSLRNAAVRYQVDVCACLWEETGTEKVYNTAVVYGSDGSIKAKYRKLHLFDALSFTESDYMLRGSERPPVFESGGIKCGLSICYDLRFPETYRSLVKRGAELFIVPAAWYGGELKIEHLHTLLRTRALENTCYALTANLCGGNFSGYSVSFGPFAEECSALQNDEGLLVIEVDKKHLSEVRSKLPCLENFRNDIFL
- a CDS encoding PEP/pyruvate-binding domain-containing protein — protein: MIIPGDGILTLVGGLRYGDHVVFQTEEALGYRLVVESLLQDISVNHESIHHIKYYQGPDKLRIDSDLMQKHLVDPYKGFEFFVEDTCAYIDTLKQGDIVFMDCLTSLMAFWGSDWLAGYAYHMIVEKMKEKNITSFMSMIKKCQRQFTVKKVTEAASVVVRVMKDNVGRHCLLPRKADGRHSNVMYKPYILDVKKSVRPVMDNVEAMEVITPPDKRSDMQYYHCLDKLFLGDQSEHFDEKKAIRRLCMIMMGEDERIINLACKYFNLHELKLIRRRTIGSGFIGGKATGMLIARKIVKESHPEIYEKHSEPDDSFFLGADVFYTFMIYNGLWKDYKGFIESADTIKAKKLYRKILNAKMPPEVIERMDDLIDYFGHYPIIARSSSLLEDSFESSFAGKYESKFCILTGDDETMTRQLSDIFKAIYASMFSSEAVKYRRFYEIKGRPDIMSIIIQRVSGVFNGDYYFPHLAGVGHSYNSYIWDKKIDPESGLVRLVSGLGTKAVDNAGGDYARMIALNRPDDYPMPGMENRRQYSQRSMEVVDTYSNMVRELKPADLDDGTDNNFMKYIASRDYEIERQLASALGGNTKAWYISHDHVIKNTNVLSSLGKLMKTIENVYNHPVEIEFTVNFKDDEKYRINILQCRPVQVQKIGQGVVLGGTESEYEVFKASGTFLGGSNSLVLDTVVYVDWDEYIKLSSDKKRDCADIIGVLNNRVKEKGHNCLLMGYGRWGSSVTALGVPVAFSQINSMKAVIEIGHIEKGMVPELSYGTHFFHDVVESKIAYISVLDNNETFHLSNTITKRHNMIRKVLDDITGFENVVKYYRFPKRPLRLVTDISTNEVVLYRSKRL